A segment of the Anaerolineae bacterium genome:
TGGCACGCCAGATTTCTCCCCAGGAAGCCGAAAAACAGCTTAAAATTACAGAAGCTATTATCAACTCCATGACTCCATTGGAGCGCAGGCGACCGGAGGTCCTGAATGCCAGCCGGCGGCGGAGAATTGCGCGCGGTTCTGGAACGCAGGTGCAAGATGTCAACCGACTGATCAAACAGTTTCGGGAAATGCAAAAGCTGATGAAAACTTTCAAAAAATCTGGGCTGAAGGGATTGCCCCGTTTCTTCGGTTAAGAGCTACTGTTCCCGTTTCTCAGGATATCGGCGTCTCCTTCAACGCTCCCTCAGCCTGAGAAACTGGCAGCAGGTAGAGAGAATAAATTGGAAATCGTACAACTTAAGGAGTATCATCTATGGTGAGAATTCGTCTAAGAAGGGTCGGTCTAAAAGGACAACCTAGCTATCGGATTGTTGTGGCGGACAAGGAGGCTCCCCGCGACGGTCGCTTTTTAGAGATCGTGGGATTCTACAATCCACGCACAGATCCAGCAACAATTCAGATTGCTGAAGATCGGGTGTACGATTGGATGAGCAAGGGCGCTCAGCCGACTGAATCTACGGCAAAACTTTTCCAATCGGTGGGGTTGTTTGAGCGCTTCCAACGCTATAAACAAGGCGAGGC
Coding sequences within it:
- a CDS encoding SSU ribosomal protein S16p, coding for MVRIRLRRVGLKGQPSYRIVVADKEAPRDGRFLEIVGFYNPRTDPATIQIAEDRVYDWMSKGAQPTESTAKLFQSVGLFERFQRYKQGEALDTLLKEAAAVQASRNVQPKTSLSAQKRS